caaacacatatatattaccaaataaaaaagtttttttaaaaaagaaaatctgtaaagaaaaacaatcaaaaaCATGTTCAGTTATTAACGAATGGAAAACTAAAGGAATGGTGAAACACAATTTTCCATACATTGATTTTTCAAAACTTTGAGAAAGTTTGAGAACATTTgacccggggtggggggtggtggtggggtgggtagGGGAAGCAAGCATTCTCAAACACtgccggtgggaatgtaaattggtataaAGTTTTGAGAGGGCAATTTGTGATCTCTTATCGGCAAAACTATGTCCGCCAGTAAAACTTTTTAGAAAATGTACAAGAATTTTTATTGTAGCATTATTTGTGAGAGCAAACAATTAGAGGGAAAGAAAGCCTAACATTCTTTCATcggaggatttttctttttttaaggtgcATCCAAAACTATGCACTGTTGTTGCTGTTACTGTTAGAAAAATGAAGTAAAGACTTTCCGTCGAAAGGGAAACGTGAGTGCATTTCCACCAAACTTCCCTCCATAAGGCCAAGTGAAAACACCGGAGAGAACcagaaacaaacaggaaaccttATCTTCTCTGCCAGGCAGTCTCTAATTCCGAAGAAAAGCTGCCAAATAGTGAAATGTGGTTAAAATCCAAAAAGGACAAGAAGGGCAGCCGATCGCACGCTGAGGGCAGAGCGTCCCCAAACTGGGCGACTGTCCGGAAGACCATCAATACCCCCTTCCTGGAAAGTGAGGGGTGGGGCCACGCGTGGACCGGCAACCTGGACACCTGCACCCAGGTCTGAAGACGAGCCCCCGCGGCCGGGATCGGGAGGTAAGCCCGCGTGgagcgtgcgtgcgtgtgtgcgtgcgtgtgttaCACGGCGGGGGATGCTTGGGAGGACACAGACCAGATTTATAACCATAGCCACTTTTAAGGAATGAATGGGATTTGGGGGCAAAGGAGAAATGATAAGGGAAATTTGGGCTTTTACTTTACTATTCGAATATACTTCTTCGAGGGCAAATTTGTCCATTGCTTGTCGTTTTTTGAAGTGCATCTTTTGCAAACAGAAGCAAATTAAGAGTGGCCGAAGCTGTGTGGAGCAGAGTCAGGGATTCCAGGTTCGAATCCTGCTTTGCCCGTATTTCGTCCACGACCCTCCCCCCAACAAactgcctcagtttcatcatctataaaaagCTGATAATCATCACCAGACACCCGGCAGCGAGTGAAAGAACTTTGCAATTCTGGGGCTCCCCCATCTCCGTCCCAAAACCGCGGCCCAATCAGGGACTGCCGCGCCGATGCCGCGGAGCATCTCGGGACTTGTAGTCCGCTCGGCGGGCCCCGCGGTCCCGGCAGGCCCCGCGGCGGTGGCGGCCGGGCTACGTGGCGCGCTCGGCGGCGGCTGCGCGGgcaggtggggcaagatggctgCGGAGCAGGCTCTGCGGGCTGTCGGGCCCCGGGTGGGGGCGGCGCGGGGCCGGGTGGCGCGGGGCTTCTTGCTGTTGTTGTGGTTTGCGGCCCGTGGCAGCGCGCTCTACTTCCACATCGGGGAGACGGAGAAGAAGTGCTTTATTGAGGAGATTCCGGACGAGACCATGGTCATAGGTGCGGGGTGAGGGGCATTTGGAACTAAGGCGCGCGGCCTCGGGGCGGGTGGTGCGGTCGAGGGAGGTCTCCAGTGCAGGGGAACCGCTTCGCGCTCTTCTGACCCGGGGCTCGCCTCGCTTCCCTCCAGGAAACTACCGGACGCAGTTGTACGACAAGCAGCGGGAGGAGTACCAGCCGGCCACCCCCGGGCTGGGCATGTTCGTGGAGGTGAAGGACCCTGAGGACAAGGTGAGCCAACCAGCCCCTTACCCCCACCGAGTCCTCCGCCCTGCGCTCCGGCGGGCGCTGGTGCTTCCCCTCCTACTTTCAGCATCAGCTAGACTGGGAAAGACGATTGGTGGTGTGGGAAGATCCCGGGCTTTCACACTAGGCCAAATTTGGGCAGCTGCTGTGCTAGCTCCTCCTCTCAACTCCTTACTCCTGACTTGTGCATGGCCCCAGCAAGTTCATTCACCTCCCCTGAGCCACTTTTTTGGTCTGTGAAACGGAAATGTACCTCTAGGTGCAATGGGTTTGGTAACTGGTGAGGGAGATCAAAGGGTGTTATCAACCCTAAAGTTGTGACGTCCAGATTTTAGAATTTCACAGAACAGGGTACTTTGCAAAAAAATGAGCAGCTTTTAATTTTGGTGGATAAAGACATTACAACGAAAACAacacatttaaaagaatatttttattgataaaacaacatacaaacacaaacattcttaacatacaaacattccatacatggtatacaattagtggctcacggtatcatgacataattgtgtattcatcaccaaaaaacaatacattttaaaaaacccTTTCTACTGTCACCCTTTGTCACttttgataagaaaaataaacatagttTCACAACAAAAGAATTGAAGGGCATAAGTTACTAATGAAGGGCAGTCCTTACCAAGAGCAGTCACTTGCCAACCTGACACCAGCCTCTTCACCGTGGCCTCTGCTGTTTCTCAGGCACGCATCTGATAGCTACTGCCAGGCAGCTTTGGGCCATTTAGTGTTTAGAGGTGTCCAGGGCTCTACATGTCGACTTTAATGGAATGTAGGGCCTGCAGCAGTTTCTTTCCAGTCCATCAATACAGCCTCATGCTCACTGAAGACCCTCCCCTTCCGACAGGTGATCCTGGCCCGGCAGTATGGCTCTGAGGGCAGGTTCACCTTTACCTCACACACTCCGGGTGAGCATCAGATCTGTCTTCACTCCAATTCCACCAAGTTCTCCCTGTTTGCTGGAGGCATGCTGGTAAGTGGATCCATGTGGGACtagcagctttaaaaaaatttttttttttttagtttttagcaaaggcaggcaccaggaattgaacctgggtctccgatatggcaggcgagaactctgtctgctgtgCCACTGTAGCCCGCCCTTCTAGCAGCTTTTTCAGCATCTAGCCCCTGTCAGGACTGGGGACTCGTGGTTCTGTGAGTGTGGGATAAACATGCAGGACTTTGTGTCTCCTAAGAAAACTGGGTTTCCAATAAGCATCAGGGGCTGAGCTCTTGGTATATCCTTCAGTCAGAGCATCAGTCTAGGCTCATGGTTCTTGCCCATGTGCTCAGCATCCCTTAGTGTTGGGTAATAAACAAATGAAGGAAATTGGGGAGGGGGGTCAGTTGTCAGTCCCTGGCAGGAGGACAGAGCAGGGCTGCCTGATTCCTTTGATCTTCCTTGCCTTTCCCCAGAGGGTTCACCTGGACATCCAGGTGGGTGAACATGCCAATGACTATGCAGAAATTGCTGCCAAAGACAAGTTGAGTGAGTTACAGCTACGAGTGAGACAGCTGGTGGAACAAGTGGAGCAGATCCAGAAAGAGCAGAACTACCAGAGGGTGAGTGGTGGGTTTCTTCACAGTAGCTACCTACTGGCTCAGCTAAGAACTGCATGTCAGATTCTTTATGACCCTACCTCCACGTCCAACAAGGGACTTAGCTGTGCACCTTTACCATTCACTGCAAGTCTAGGAGGTGGGATGGGTGTTATTATTTCCCCTTTGTTATTG
This region of Tamandua tetradactyla isolate mTamTet1 chromosome 20, mTamTet1.pri, whole genome shotgun sequence genomic DNA includes:
- the TMED9 gene encoding transmembrane emp24 domain-containing protein 9 produces the protein MAAEQALRAVGPRVGAARGRVARGFLLLLWFAARGSALYFHIGETEKKCFIEEIPDETMVIGNYRTQLYDKQREEYQPATPGLGMFVEVKDPEDKVILARQYGSEGRFTFTSHTPGEHQICLHSNSTKFSLFAGGMLRVHLDIQVGEHANDYAEIAAKDKLSELQLRVRQLVEQVEQIQKEQNYQRWREERFRQTSESTNQRVLWWSILQTLILVAIGVWQMRHLKSFFEAKKLV